In one Gossypium hirsutum isolate 1008001.06 chromosome D09, Gossypium_hirsutum_v2.1, whole genome shotgun sequence genomic region, the following are encoded:
- the LOC107892353 gene encoding probable leucine-rich repeat receptor-like protein kinase At1g35710, producing the protein MASPFCCTTLVLSYVSIALVVTIFPTFGTGFTRLATTSELEMEAKALLHLGWWSWHGNDTRGHCRWKGIACNKAGSITRIDCSWVAVSGSISPEIGALSSLKSLDLSHKGLTGELPQSLGKLTLLEKLDLSNNFINGSIPLDWGKMKSLKQLNLSGNQIRGPIPPTLGKLTNLEQLDLSFNQITGAIPREIGNLKNLSELYLSKNELNGWIPSSIFNLSRLSLFYLDSNLLEGPLPQEMENLKALRFLDLSNNKLIGPIPSQIGNCLVLEELYLSNNHITGSIPFEVFTCPPHTLDLSHNFIEGEIPHQFDNDLYFNILDLSHNNLTGMIPESLWASELNLSYNSLEGPIPENFSYRFSSDSFWGNKYLCGNLPDFSPCPSKSSNELKIVQIILPVLCFLAFLGLGVLLFLRSRAKDNIPEPNVTKNGDLFSILNFDGRIAFEDIIEATNDFDIRYCIGTGGYGSVYRAQLPSGKIIALKKLHRREAEVLAFDKSFKNEAKILSEIRHKNIVKLHGFCLHNRCMFLIYEYMARGSLFCVLAYDNEAMEMDWIKRVKIIKDTACALSYLHHDCHPPIVHRDISSNNILLNSNLEACVSDFGTARLIDPDSSNQTMLVGTYGYIAPELAYTMVVTEKCDVYSFGVLALEILMGKHPGELLVSLSASFSKNIMLSDILDPRLSLPSDRRVAKDIVFAATVAFACLRSNPKFRPTMKCASQEFLSRKRPVANRLQAISLLQLKEHDLYMDDEAKFQSQKSGEIVGLHASSST; encoded by the exons ATGGCCTCACCTTTTTGTTGCACTACCCTTGTTCTTTCTTATGTTTCGATTGCACTCGTGGTCACCATTTTTCCAACTTTCGGTACTGGTTTTACCAGATTAGCCACAacatctgagctagaaatggaAGCAAAAGCTCTCCTTCATTTAGGCTGGTGGAGTTGGCACGGCAATGACACTCGCGGTCATTGCAGATGGAAAGGTATAGCATGCAATAAAGCTGGGAGCATCACCCGCATTGATTGTTCATGGGTTGCGGTTAGTGGAAGCATCTCGCCTGAAATAGGAGCTTTATCTTCACTCAAGTCCCTTGATCTTTCTCACAAAGGCCTAACTGGTGAGTTACCTCAATCCCTTGGAAAACTTACACTCTTAGAAAAGCTTGACCTTTCCAATAACTTTATTAACGGTTCTATCCCCCTAGACTGGGGGAAAATGAAGAGTTTGAAACAGTTGAACCTATCCGGTAACCAAATTCGTGGTCCCATCCCTCCTACCTTAGGCAAATTAACCAATTTAGAACAGTTGGACTTATCCTTTAATCAAATCACTGGGGCAATTCCTCGTGAAATTGGGAACCTAAAGAATTTGTCTGAATTGTATCTAAGTAAAAACGAGCTCAATGGTTGGATCCCTTCGTCAATATTTAATTTATCCAGATTGAGCCTTTTCTATCTTGATTCCAATCTTTTAGAAGGTCCCTTACCACAAGAAATGGAGAATTTGAAAGCTTTACGTTTCCTTGACCTCTCCAATAACAAATTGATTGGACCTATTCCATCTCAAATTGGAAATTGCTTAGTGTTAGAAGAATTGTATTTGAGTAACAATCATATAACTGGAAGCATTCCCTTTGAAGTCTTCACTTGCCCTCCTCATACTCTTGATCTCAGTCATAACTTCATCGAGGGAGAAATACCGCATCAATTTGATAACGATCTTTACTTCAACATTTTGGATCTTAGCCACAACAATCTAACAGGCATGATTCCTGAATCTTTGTGGGCGTCTGAGCTCAATCTATCCTATAATTCTCTAGAGGGACCTATTCCAGAAAACTTCAGTTATAGGTTTTCATCTGATTCATTTTGGGGAAACAAGTATTTATGTGGAAACCTACCAGATTTCTCTCCTTGCCCTTCTAAATCAAGCAACGAGCTAAAGATTGTTCAAATCATTCTTCCAGTTCTCTGTTTTCTGGCCTTCTTGGGTTTAGGAGTTTTGCTCTTCCTTAGATCCAGAGCCAAAGATAACATTCCTGAACCAAATGTCACAAAAAATGGAGATTTATTCTCAATCTTGAACTTTGATGGAAGAATTGCATTTGAAGATATCATTGAGGCGACCAACGACTTTGACATCCGATACTGTATTGGGACTGGAGGTTACGGTAGCGTTTATAGAGCGCAGTTACCAAGTGGAAAGATTATTGCCTTGAAGAAACTTCATCGAAGAGAAGCAGAGGTCCTAGCTTTTGACAAGAGTTTCAAGAATGAGGCAAAAATATTATCAGAAATACGACACAAGAACATAGTGAAGCTTCATGGATTTTGTCTCCATAATCGTTGCATGTTTTTGATTTACGAATACATGGCTCGAGGGAGCTTATTTTGTGTTCTCGCCTATGATAACGAAGCAATGGAGATGGATTGGATCAAAAGAGTGAAGATAATCAAAGATACAGCATGTGCTTTATCTTATCTGCATCATGATTGCCACCCACCAATAGTTCATCGAGACATATCAAGCAATAACATTTTATTGAACTCCAATCTTGAGGCTTGTGTCTCGGATTTTGGCACAGCTAGACTCATTGATCCTGACTCGTCTAATCAAACAATGCTTGTTGGAACCTACGGATATATTGCACCAG AACTTGCTTATACTATGGTTGTAACTGAAAAATGCGATGTCTATAGTTTTGGAGTATTGGCACTTGAAATACTCATGGGAAAGCATCCTGGTGAACTCTTGGTATCACTATCGGCATCATTTTCCAAGAATATAATGTTAAGTGATATTTTAGATCCACGTTTATCGCTTCCAAGCGATCGAAGAGTTGCAAAGGATATTGTTTTTGCTGCAACAGTGGCCTTTGCTTGCTTAAGGTCGAACCCAAAGTTCCGACCAACAATGAAGTGTGCGTCTCAAGAGTTTCTTTCCCGGAAAAGACCAGTAGCAAATCGTCTCCAAGCTATCTCTCTGCTGCAACTCAAGGAGCATGATCTGTATATGGATGATGAAGCCAAATTTCAATCTCAGAAGTCAGGTGAAATTGTTGGACTCCATGCTAGTTCTTCAAC